A single region of the Solwaraspora sp. WMMD406 genome encodes:
- a CDS encoding helix-turn-helix transcriptional regulator — translation MMGYTRWSDVRSAYVERAGGEEAVEAGKRELLAVVVGHRLAEVRKARGLTQQQVADRMGVTKGRVSQIEQGRISGQDVVARYAAALGGRLHQAIYFDDGDIAAIA, via the coding sequence GTGATGGGCTACACGCGTTGGAGTGACGTCCGGAGTGCCTATGTCGAGCGGGCCGGTGGCGAGGAGGCGGTCGAGGCCGGCAAACGGGAGCTGCTGGCCGTCGTCGTCGGGCACCGTCTCGCCGAGGTACGCAAGGCCCGGGGCCTGACTCAGCAGCAGGTCGCCGATCGGATGGGCGTCACCAAGGGCCGGGTTTCCCAGATCGAGCAGGGCAGGATCTCCGGGCAGGATGTGGTAGCACGCTACGCCGCCGCGCTCGGTGGCCGACTGCACCAGGCCATCTACTTCGATGACGGTGACATAGCCGCTATTGCCTGA